The Buchnera aphidicola str. APS (Acyrthosiphon pisum) genome has a segment encoding these proteins:
- the aspS gene encoding aspartate--tRNA ligase has product MRTKYCGNIRISHVNKKVKLCGWVHKVRNLGQFIFVDMRDYTGLVQVIFELKNYKIFKKALNLRNEFCIQVFGTVQKREKKNQNIKIRTGEIEILANVLNILNTSKSLPLNFTQENNDDSRLKYRYLDLRSFDILENLKIRNKITYLIRNFMTKKNFLDIETPILTKSTPEGARDYLVPSRNHYGKFYALPQSPQLFKQILMISGIDRYYQIVKCFRDEDLRSDRQPEFTQIDIEVSFMSAKKIRNLVENLIKKLWLEIRNINLKKFPQISFHEAMKKYGSDKPDLRNPIEIIDVSNIFKDKKFISFFNLNPQKNNRIALLCISKGAHLSRKKIDDYTKYVQRFDAKKLFYMKIKECKLGCLGIHSSIKNILDEIILKEIIEKSQSKNGDILFLIADQEHIVNKSLGMLRLKIGIDLNITKKNRWEPLWIVNFPMFDKDIQGNLSSVHHPFTAVKNMDREILKNSPDLAISDSYDLIINGYEIGGGSVRIHDVNMQKQVFDIIGIKKSMQNEKFGFLIEALKYGAPPHAGIALGLDRIVMLLTNSKNIRDVIAFPKTTSATCLMTNSPSTVDNLLLQELAIKHLKK; this is encoded by the coding sequence ATGCGTACTAAATATTGTGGAAATATTCGAATCAGTCATGTAAATAAAAAAGTAAAATTATGTGGTTGGGTACATAAGGTAAGAAACCTTGGTCAATTTATTTTTGTTGATATGAGAGATTATACTGGACTCGTTCAAGTTATATTTGAATTAAAAAATTATAAAATTTTTAAAAAAGCTTTAAATTTAAGAAATGAATTTTGTATTCAAGTTTTTGGTACAGTACAAAAAAGAGAAAAAAAAAATCAAAATATAAAAATTAGAACTGGAGAAATAGAAATATTAGCAAATGTATTAAACATTTTAAATACTTCTAAATCGTTACCATTAAATTTTACGCAAGAAAATAATGATGACTCAAGATTGAAATATCGATATTTAGATCTGCGTTCTTTTGATATTTTAGAAAATCTTAAAATAAGAAATAAAATAACTTATTTAATAAGAAATTTTATGACAAAAAAAAATTTTTTAGATATTGAGACTCCTATTCTTACTAAATCTACACCGGAAGGTGCAAGAGATTATTTAGTACCTAGTCGAAATCATTACGGAAAATTTTATGCACTACCCCAATCTCCTCAACTATTCAAGCAAATATTAATGATTTCTGGAATAGATAGATACTATCAGATAGTAAAATGTTTTCGTGATGAGGATTTACGTTCAGATCGACAACCAGAATTCACGCAAATTGATATTGAAGTCTCTTTTATGAGTGCTAAAAAAATACGTAATTTAGTAGAAAATCTTATAAAAAAACTTTGGTTAGAAATAAGAAATATTAATTTAAAAAAATTTCCTCAAATATCTTTTCATGAAGCTATGAAAAAATATGGATCAGATAAACCTGATTTACGTAATCCAATCGAAATTATTGATGTGTCTAATATATTTAAAGATAAAAAATTTATATCATTTTTTAATTTAAATCCTCAAAAAAATAATAGAATAGCATTATTATGTATTTCTAAAGGTGCACATTTAAGTAGAAAAAAAATTGATGATTATACTAAATACGTACAAAGATTTGATGCAAAAAAATTATTTTATATGAAAATAAAAGAATGCAAACTTGGATGTTTAGGTATTCATAGTTCTATAAAAAATATTTTAGATGAAATTATTTTAAAAGAAATTATAGAAAAAAGCCAATCTAAAAACGGAGATATATTATTTTTAATTGCTGATCAGGAGCATATTGTCAATAAGTCACTTGGTATGTTACGTTTAAAAATAGGAATTGATCTAAATATTACTAAAAAAAATAGATGGGAACCCCTTTGGATAGTTAATTTTCCTATGTTCGATAAAGATATACAAGGAAATTTATCTTCTGTTCATCATCCATTTACTGCTGTGAAAAATATGGATAGAGAAATATTAAAAAATTCACCTGATCTTGCTATTTCAGATAGCTATGATCTTATAATAAATGGTTATGAAATTGGTGGAGGTTCAGTACGTATTCATGATGTTAACATGCAAAAACAAGTTTTTGATATTATTGGTATAAAAAAATCTATGCAAAATGAAAAATTCGGATTTTTAATAGAAGCATTAAAATATGGTGCTCCTCCACATGCAGGTATAGCTTTAGGATTAGATAGAATAGTCATGCTTTTAACTAACAGTAAAAATATTAGAGATGTTATAGCTTTTCCAAAAACAACATCAGCAACCTGTTTAATGACCAATTCTCCTAGTACAGTAGATAATTTATTGTTACAAGAATTAGCAATAAAACATTTAAAAAAATAA
- the znuB gene encoding zinc ABC transporter permease subunit ZnuB: protein MFELIFPGWLAGVLLSLTTGPLGSFIVWRRMSSFGDTLSHSSLLGIALSIAFNINSFYAILILMSFIAIILAWLEELLPVSLDTVLNIISHSSLSLGMVFISLISSKKEINITNYLFGDLLSVTKNDLITISISSILILSILLFRWHSILSSTINEELSQIDGINVLYARLTIMLMTAFTIAIAIKFVGALLITSLLIIPPATAQHFSGSPEKMVIIAIIVSILSVTGGISLSVFYNTPASPSIVLCSSFLCLISNIKKHFY from the coding sequence ATGTTTGAACTTATTTTTCCGGGATGGTTAGCAGGTGTTTTGCTATCTTTAACAACTGGTCCATTAGGATCATTTATCGTGTGGCGTCGTATGTCATCTTTTGGTGATACTTTATCACACTCTTCTTTACTTGGTATAGCATTATCTATTGCATTCAATATTAATTCATTTTATGCTATTCTAATTCTTATGAGTTTCATTGCGATTATTTTGGCATGGTTAGAAGAGCTATTACCCGTTTCATTAGACACTGTATTAAATATAATCTCACATAGTTCATTATCTTTAGGAATGGTCTTTATTAGTTTGATATCTTCTAAAAAAGAAATAAATATTACAAATTATTTATTTGGTGATTTACTATCTGTAACAAAAAATGATTTAATCACTATTTCAATAAGCAGTATATTAATACTAAGTATTCTGCTGTTTCGTTGGCATTCTATCTTATCATCAACTATTAATGAGGAATTATCTCAAATAGACGGTATAAACGTGCTTTATGCCCGTTTAACTATAATGTTAATGACAGCTTTTACTATTGCTATAGCAATTAAATTTGTAGGTGCGTTATTAATTACTTCTTTATTAATTATTCCACCTGCAACTGCTCAACATTTTTCAGGTTCTCCGGAAAAAATGGTTATAATTGCCATTATAGTAAGTATTTTATCTGTTACAGGAGGAATATCTTTATCTGTTTTTTATAATACACCAGCTAGTCCATCTATTGTTTTATGTTCTTCTTTTTTATGTTTAATAAGTAACATAAAAAAACATTTTTATTAA
- the znuC gene encoding zinc ABC transporter ATP-binding protein ZnuC codes for MFEFVKLKNVCVNLSHRSILTDISLSLISNRVLTLIGPNGAGKSTLVRIILGLIKPNSGTIIRSNNLSVGYVPQKLHLNTLLPITVERFMKLSRKTNNIKIEEMLKRVKAESLKFCQLQKLSGGEMQRILFAKALLNNPNLLVLDEPTQGVDVMGQLALYKLINEIRHELQCAILIVSHDLNFVMAKTDDVICLNNHICCSGTPETVCNNLEFISIFGLKRVQELAIYHHNHNHIHNF; via the coding sequence ATGTTTGAATTCGTAAAATTAAAAAATGTTTGTGTGAATTTATCTCATCGTTCTATTCTTACTGATATATCGTTATCATTAATTTCTAATCGTGTTCTTACTTTAATTGGACCTAATGGAGCTGGAAAATCTACTTTAGTACGTATTATTTTAGGATTAATAAAACCTAATTCAGGTACAATTATTCGTTCAAACAATTTATCTGTTGGTTATGTACCTCAAAAACTACATCTTAATACTCTTCTTCCTATTACGGTAGAACGATTTATGAAATTATCACGAAAAACAAATAACATAAAAATAGAAGAGATGTTAAAACGTGTAAAAGCAGAATCTTTAAAATTTTGTCAATTACAAAAATTATCTGGTGGAGAAATGCAACGAATACTTTTTGCTAAAGCTTTGTTAAACAATCCTAATCTACTGGTGTTAGATGAACCAACACAAGGAGTAGATGTAATGGGACAATTAGCTTTATATAAATTAATTAATGAAATTCGACATGAATTACAATGTGCTATTTTAATTGTTTCTCATGATTTAAATTTTGTTATGGCGAAAACTGATGATGTTATTTGTCTAAATAATCATATTTGTTGTTCTGGAACCCCAGAAACTGTTTGCAATAATCTAGAATTTATTTCTATATTTGGATTAAAACGTGTTCAAGAATTAGCAATTTATCATCATAATCATAATCATATTCATAATTTTTAA
- the pyk gene encoding pyruvate kinase — protein sequence MLNRLRRTKIVATLGPSTDINNNLEKIIRSGVNVLRFNFSHGSKDEHKSRANQAREIMTRLNFHIALLGDLQGPKIRISKFIKNNIFLNVGDFFILDANLDQNNGNQERVGIDYKQLPYDLKVGDVLLLDDGRIQLKVIKSTGHEILTKVVIGGILSNNKGINKLGGGLSADALTEKDKKDIILATEINVDYLAISFPRCSNDLKQARKLAKEFGSNAKIIAKIERAEAVLNQNTIEDIILASDAIMIARGDLGVEIGDSELAGIQKKLIRTARQLNRIVITATQMMESMITNPLPTRAEVMDVANAVLDGSDAVMLSAETASGEYPAETVIKMAKICKGAEKVPSINVSRHRIHAKFDDIEEAIAMSAMYVANHLKGITAIITMTESGKTALMTSRITSGLPIFALSKNKETLNLASLYRGVTPIYFNSKNNNFKAANEAIVLLRKRGFLCRGELVIITQGDIMGKIGKTNTSRILKVV from the coding sequence ATGTTAAATCGATTAAGAAGAACAAAAATCGTAGCTACTTTAGGACCTTCTACAGACATTAATAATAATTTAGAAAAAATAATTCGTTCTGGAGTAAATGTTCTTCGATTTAATTTCTCTCATGGTTCAAAAGATGAACATAAATCCAGAGCAAATCAAGCTCGAGAAATAATGACTCGTTTAAATTTTCACATTGCATTGCTTGGCGATTTACAAGGTCCTAAAATTCGCATTTCTAAATTTATAAAAAATAATATTTTTTTGAATGTTGGTGATTTTTTTATATTAGATGCGAATTTAGATCAAAATAATGGAAATCAAGAACGGGTAGGAATTGATTATAAACAGTTACCATATGATCTAAAAGTAGGTGATGTATTATTATTAGATGATGGAAGAATACAATTAAAGGTTATAAAATCAACTGGTCATGAAATATTAACAAAAGTTGTTATCGGCGGAATACTTTCTAACAATAAAGGCATTAATAAACTAGGTGGTGGTTTATCTGCAGATGCGTTAACTGAAAAAGACAAGAAGGATATAATCCTAGCAACTGAAATTAATGTAGACTATTTAGCAATATCTTTCCCACGATGCAGTAATGACTTGAAACAAGCAAGAAAATTAGCTAAAGAATTTGGTAGCAATGCTAAAATTATCGCTAAAATAGAACGTGCTGAAGCTGTATTAAATCAAAATACTATCGAAGATATAATTTTAGCATCAGATGCAATTATGATAGCTAGAGGCGATTTAGGTGTGGAAATTGGAGATTCTGAATTAGCAGGTATTCAAAAAAAATTAATACGAACTGCTAGGCAATTAAATAGAATAGTAATTACTGCTACACAGATGATGGAATCTATGATTACTAACCCATTACCTACTCGTGCAGAAGTTATGGATGTAGCTAATGCTGTTTTAGATGGCAGTGATGCAGTTATGCTTTCGGCTGAAACAGCATCAGGCGAATATCCAGCTGAAACTGTTATAAAAATGGCAAAAATTTGCAAAGGTGCAGAAAAAGTTCCTAGTATTAATGTATCTAGACATCGTATTCATGCAAAATTTGATGATATTGAAGAAGCAATTGCTATGTCCGCAATGTATGTTGCTAATCATTTGAAAGGTATTACAGCAATTATAACGATGACAGAATCAGGTAAGACTGCACTAATGACATCGAGGATTACATCTGGATTGCCTATTTTTGCTTTATCAAAAAATAAAGAAACTTTAAATTTAGCAAGTCTTTATAGAGGTGTGACTCCTATATATTTTAATAGTAAAAATAATAATTTTAAAGCTGCGAATGAAGCAATTGTTCTTTTACGTAAACGAGGTTTTTTATGTCGTGGCGAGTTAGTTATTATAACTCAAGGTGATATTATGGGAAAAATCGGAAAAACTAATACTAGTAGAATTTTAAAAGTAGTATGA
- the zwf gene encoding glucose-6-phosphate dehydrogenase, whose product MIIETNHACDLVIFGAKGDLTKRKLLPALYKLEKSKKIHKYTRIIASGRADWSTEDYIEKIKTEVKNFLNEEINDLIWKNLSSRIFFCNIDVHEPLHFFRLKTILKQKKNIIVYYCAVPSNTLNSIFIGLGNAHLNSVPSRIVLEKPLGVCLKTSKKINDQISKYFLESQIFRIDHYLGKESILNLFALRFSNTCLFYNWNNKTIDHIQITVSEEVGIEDRWNYFNMMGQMKDMVQNHLLQILTILTMDQPKNISSESIQHEKVKILRSLNPINIHNINKKTVRGQYCSGVINEKKVPSYLEENGANKNSLTETFVAIKVDLNNKQWSGVPFYLRTGKRLAHKYSEIVVFFKKKPTNLFKNLNSELLQNKLIIRLEPNPNIIFDFSVKAPGLEQEYKIENSQLKSSQFSKKYSKNSIDAYERLLFEIMRGVQSLFVCRDEIEAAWKWIDPIIHAWKNSKNNAPQLYMSGTWGPKNSDLLLAHDGRVWYEFH is encoded by the coding sequence ATGATAATAGAAACAAATCACGCTTGCGATTTAGTAATTTTTGGCGCTAAAGGAGATCTAACAAAAAGAAAATTATTACCAGCTTTATATAAATTAGAAAAATCTAAAAAAATACATAAATATACACGCATTATCGCTTCTGGTCGTGCTGATTGGAGCACAGAAGACTATATAGAAAAAATAAAAACAGAAGTAAAAAATTTTTTAAATGAAGAAATAAATGATCTTATTTGGAAAAATTTGAGTTCTCGTATATTTTTTTGTAATATTGATGTACATGAACCATTGCATTTTTTTAGACTAAAAACGATACTTAAACAAAAAAAAAATATCATAGTTTACTATTGCGCTGTTCCTTCTAATACGTTGAATTCTATTTTTATCGGTTTAGGAAATGCACATTTAAATTCTGTTCCATCGCGTATAGTATTAGAAAAACCATTAGGAGTTTGTTTGAAAACATCAAAAAAAATCAATGATCAAATTTCTAAATATTTTCTAGAATCGCAAATTTTTCGTATTGATCACTATTTAGGAAAAGAATCAATACTTAATCTTTTTGCTTTACGATTTTCTAATACATGTCTTTTTTATAATTGGAATAATAAAACAATTGATCATATTCAAATTACTGTATCTGAGGAAGTTGGAATTGAAGATAGATGGAATTATTTTAATATGATGGGACAAATGAAAGATATGGTGCAAAATCATCTTTTACAAATATTAACTATTCTTACGATGGATCAACCAAAAAATATTAGTTCTGAAAGTATTCAACATGAAAAAGTAAAAATACTACGTTCTTTAAACCCCATTAATATTCATAACATAAATAAAAAAACTGTTCGAGGACAATATTGTTCAGGAGTTATCAACGAGAAAAAAGTACCTTCTTATTTAGAAGAAAATGGTGCAAATAAAAATAGTTTAACTGAAACCTTTGTTGCTATAAAAGTTGATCTAAATAATAAGCAATGGTCCGGTGTCCCATTTTACCTTAGAACTGGAAAACGTTTAGCACATAAATATTCTGAAATAGTCGTTTTTTTTAAGAAAAAACCTACAAATTTGTTTAAAAATTTAAATTCAGAATTATTACAAAATAAATTAATTATACGCTTAGAACCTAATCCAAATATTATATTTGATTTTTCAGTAAAAGCACCAGGATTAGAACAAGAATATAAAATAGAAAATTCCCAGCTAAAATCCAGTCAATTTAGTAAGAAATATTCTAAAAATTCAATTGATGCTTACGAAAGATTGTTATTTGAAATTATGAGAGGTGTACAATCTTTATTCGTATGCCGAGATGAAATAGAAGCTGCGTGGAAATGGATAGATCCCATCATACATGCATGGAAAAATTCTAAAAATAATGCCCCTCAATTATATATGTCTGGTACTTGGGGGCCTAAAAATTCTGATTTGCTACTTGCTCATGATGGTCGTGTTTGGTATGAATTTCATTAA
- the htpX gene encoding protease HtpX: MTRIVLFLLTNLAVMLIFSLILFLTGIQSNTIYGLLIMSGLFGFSGSILSLILSKWIALRSVNGEIITHPRNEVESWLINTVRQQSIQKGIIMPQIAVYHATDINAFATGARRNSALIAVSTGLLENMTHHEAEAVIAHEISHIANGDMITMTLVQGVVNTFVIFISRFLSQIISNVMSSNRNENNTEEKNSFVYFLVSTFLELIFGILASIITMWFSRHREFYADASSAKMVGREKMIAALNRLKTSHEPQESDSMIAFCINGKSKSFLKLFASHPSLENRIEALYNQEYM, from the coding sequence ATGACTCGTATTGTTCTTTTCTTATTAACTAATTTAGCAGTTATGTTAATATTTAGTCTAATTCTTTTCCTGACAGGTATTCAATCTAATACTATTTATGGTTTATTAATTATGTCAGGTTTATTTGGTTTTAGTGGTTCTATTTTATCGTTAATTTTATCAAAGTGGATTGCGTTGCGTTCTGTAAATGGGGAAATCATCACTCATCCACGAAATGAAGTAGAAAGTTGGCTTATTAATACTGTACGTCAACAATCAATTCAAAAAGGTATTATTATGCCCCAAATTGCAGTATATCATGCGACTGATATTAATGCATTTGCAACAGGTGCACGTCGTAATTCTGCTCTAATTGCTGTTTCTACAGGATTATTAGAAAATATGACTCATCATGAAGCAGAAGCAGTAATTGCTCATGAAATTAGTCATATCGCAAATGGTGACATGATTACTATGACCTTAGTACAAGGTGTTGTTAACACTTTTGTGATTTTTATATCTCGTTTTCTTTCACAAATCATAAGCAATGTCATGTCAAGCAATCGAAATGAGAATAATACAGAAGAAAAAAACTCTTTCGTATATTTTTTAGTTTCTACATTTCTAGAATTAATTTTTGGAATTTTAGCCAGTATTATTACTATGTGGTTCTCCAGACATCGTGAATTTTATGCTGATGCTAGTTCTGCGAAAATGGTAGGTCGCGAAAAAATGATTGCTGCTTTGAATCGTTTAAAAACAAGTCATGAACCCCAAGAATCTGATAGTATGATTGCATTTTGTATCAACGGAAAATCCAAATCTTTTTTAAAATTATTTGCATCTCATCCTTCTTTAGAAAACAGGATAGAGGCATTATATAATCAAGAATATATGTAG
- the cspC gene encoding transcription antiterminator/RNA stability regulator CspE, translated as MAKIKGQVKWFNESKGFGFITPSDGSKDVFVHFSSIQGNGFKTLTEGQNVEFEIQDGQKGPAAVNVFSL; from the coding sequence ATGGCTAAGATTAAAGGTCAAGTTAAGTGGTTCAACGAATCTAAAGGTTTTGGTTTTATTACACCATCAGACGGAAGTAAAGACGTTTTTGTTCACTTTTCTTCAATTCAGGGGAATGGATTTAAAACATTAACTGAAGGCCAAAATGTTGAATTTGAAATTCAAGATGGACAAAAAGGACCTGCCGCAGTAAATGTTTTTTCTCTATAA